Proteins encoded within one genomic window of Spirulina major PCC 6313:
- the dapB gene encoding 4-hydroxy-tetrahydrodipicolinate reductase, whose translation MTSEASIPVVINGVAGKMGREVLKAVMAADGMHLVGAVDRSPDVVGEDAGIVAGCGPVEVPILNDLQSVLVLATQEPVQGVMVDFTHPDGVYENVRSAIAYGVRPVVGTTGLSPEQLNDLAAFAEKASTGAIVAPNFSIGVILMQQAALQAAKYFDHVEIIELHHNQKADAPSGTAIKTAQMLAELGKPYNPASVKETEHLTGARGSCADENIRIHSVRLPGLIAHQEILFGSPGQLYTLRHDTTDRASFMPGVILAIRKVTELKTLVYGLEKVL comes from the coding sequence ATGACCTCTGAAGCTTCAATTCCGGTGGTAATTAATGGTGTCGCGGGCAAAATGGGCCGCGAAGTGCTCAAGGCCGTCATGGCAGCGGACGGGATGCACCTCGTTGGGGCGGTGGATCGTTCCCCCGATGTGGTGGGCGAAGATGCCGGAATTGTGGCCGGTTGTGGGCCGGTGGAAGTGCCGATTTTAAATGATCTGCAAAGTGTGCTGGTGTTGGCGACCCAAGAGCCGGTGCAAGGGGTGATGGTGGACTTTACCCATCCCGATGGTGTGTATGAAAATGTGCGCAGTGCGATCGCCTATGGTGTCCGTCCCGTCGTGGGCACCACCGGCCTCAGCCCGGAGCAACTCAACGACCTCGCCGCCTTCGCGGAAAAAGCCAGTACGGGCGCGATCGTCGCCCCCAACTTCTCCATCGGCGTGATCCTGATGCAACAGGCCGCCCTCCAAGCCGCCAAATATTTCGACCATGTGGAAATCATCGAACTCCACCACAACCAAAAAGCCGATGCCCCCAGCGGCACCGCGATCAAAACCGCCCAAATGCTCGCCGAACTGGGCAAACCCTACAACCCCGCCAGTGTCAAGGAAACAGAACACCTCACCGGAGCGCGGGGCAGTTGTGCCGACGAAAATATCCGCATCCATAGCGTCCGCCTCCCCGGCCTCATCGCCCACCAAGAAATCCTCTTCGGCTCACCGGGCCAACTCTACACCCTCCGCCACGACACCACCGATCGCGCCTCCTTCATGCCCGGTGTG
- a CDS encoding DUF1822 family protein has protein sequence MTSQPEPLVLEIPPTAIAHAETMLAQQSHTAAAWRAYRHHVVLVTLCQWLQSHGQEEISPCLSPEQRAAVWEEIPGVAFDWGEIRFVLLATERLQAERFVIPREWVDLPDFAGDYYLNVELDIYPGESWLTVTGYATHQTLRERGQLNEPDCVYELKPEDLVTDLTLLLCAQLLFGKRRAPLATLPLLSPEVQADRLQLCGGQSEPRLSLPFAEWGALFVQPQWRSQLYRARMQGSDPAVAGTPLRQWFGAVEAKVKQAVTQSWQTLEVLAADWHSTQPTLAYRFGGDYRRNTSTRFPDAVPGVLDVLRTSPDKETQLSAIYLLGQIGQGDREAIATLATLQHTASDIELRRQAAVSLGKIEPTHPNAGVRRGKILDLGLRLDETPILLVLTLLPEAEETNIQVQVRSVRDGESLPVNLQLVITDPAGTVFREERSRQHTQRLQIAFTAQTNDQFGVQIILDDQHVSELFTV, from the coding sequence ATGACCTCTCAACCTGAACCGCTGGTTTTGGAGATTCCGCCGACGGCGATCGCCCATGCTGAGACGATGCTTGCTCAACAGTCCCACACCGCAGCAGCGTGGAGAGCCTATCGTCATCATGTGGTTCTGGTCACCCTGTGCCAATGGCTACAGTCCCATGGCCAAGAGGAGATCAGCCCCTGCTTGTCCCCAGAGCAACGGGCGGCCGTTTGGGAAGAGATTCCGGGGGTTGCTTTCGATTGGGGGGAAATTCGGTTCGTGCTCCTGGCGACCGAACGATTGCAGGCAGAACGGTTTGTGATTCCACGGGAATGGGTGGATCTACCGGATTTTGCGGGGGATTACTATCTGAATGTTGAATTGGATATCTACCCTGGGGAGAGTTGGTTAACCGTGACGGGTTATGCCACTCATCAAACGCTTCGCGAGCGGGGTCAGTTGAATGAGCCAGATTGTGTCTATGAACTGAAGCCGGAGGATTTGGTGACGGATCTGACGCTGCTGCTCTGCGCTCAACTGCTTTTTGGGAAGCGTCGCGCCCCTCTTGCGACCCTTCCTCTGTTGTCGCCGGAGGTGCAGGCTGATCGGCTCCAACTCTGTGGGGGTCAGTCTGAACCTCGCCTCAGTTTGCCTTTTGCCGAGTGGGGGGCTTTGTTTGTGCAGCCTCAGTGGCGATCGCAACTCTACCGCGCCCGGATGCAAGGATCTGACCCCGCCGTTGCCGGGACTCCTCTGCGCCAATGGTTCGGCGCGGTTGAAGCGAAGGTCAAGCAAGCCGTTACGCAAAGCTGGCAAACCTTAGAGGTGCTCGCGGCCGATTGGCACAGTACCCAACCGACCTTAGCCTATCGTTTTGGGGGGGACTATCGCCGCAATACCAGCACTCGATTTCCGGACGCGGTTCCGGGCGTATTGGATGTGCTCCGCACCTCGCCCGATAAGGAAACTCAACTTTCGGCGATCTATCTCTTAGGGCAAATCGGCCAAGGGGATCGGGAGGCGATCGCGACCCTGGCCACCCTCCAGCACACCGCCTCCGACATCGAGTTACGCCGTCAGGCTGCCGTTAGCCTGGGCAAGATTGAACCCACCCATCCCAATGCCGGTGTGCGGCGCGGCAAAATTCTTGATCTGGGGCTGCGTTTGGATGAAACCCCGATTCTGTTAGTGCTAACCTTGTTGCCAGAAGCCGAGGAGACCAATATTCAAGTGCAGGTGCGCTCCGTCCGTGATGGCGAGAGTTTGCCTGTGAATTTGCAACTTGTCATTACCGATCCGGCGGGAACTGTGTTTCGAGAGGAGCGATCGCGCCAACACACCCAACGCTTGCAAATTGCCTTCACAGCACAAACAAACGACCAGTTTGGAGTCCAAATCATCCTCGACGATCAGCACGTCAGCGAACTGTTTACGGTCTAG
- a CDS encoding CHAT domain-containing tetratricopeptide repeat protein: protein MLDSTQQVIFRFSTGTLDQQGFSINAEIHTASEHLETDATLPPHPALQSAYEQLRERYQQQCCGPAASFRSLKFLNEPTHLSIRDTCNDLTQHLDTWLESPEFKPIREDLLHHLNPAQPVRFLIRTNNATLQWLPWHFCHLLNRYQYGGIALCLPQRSHHIPPQNLKPFVRVLPILGDSTGIDIQADLELLKDKLPHDAQILDPLIGITCAELGEKLWQAEADILFFAGHSSSTNPRGVGELYLNKTDRVTISELRNALTKAIQKGLKLAIFNSCDGLKLAADLADLNLPATIVMREPIPDTAAQFFLEAFLTSFADPAHPKPISLAVREAQERLQHLEQDFPFASGLPVLCQQTDSPDLTWQDLRINKLETQTKPAQPAQTFTVSGIRLRYALISILSILMGCLYGFVLSPQLSSYFSRQSSRCINQEDLNCAIKSLNFALFFNKYNPEALVNMAYYYALVQQPDKVDHYLDLAIDQGSSVACNNKAFRLMETKQYDHAESLLYTCQEMKSESILLDYAIHKNLGWINLLQGQHDEARQYLLGALSQYESGVAAHCLLAQVEDAQQISHLTERAIEYWEYCRDHADPKYPEELEWKKMSEERLSSSLK from the coding sequence ATGCTTGATTCCACACAACAGGTCATCTTCCGATTCAGCACCGGTACTCTCGATCAGCAAGGATTCAGCATCAACGCCGAAATCCACACAGCCAGCGAGCACCTCGAAACCGATGCCACCCTCCCCCCCCACCCCGCCTTACAATCCGCCTATGAGCAACTACGAGAGCGTTACCAACAGCAATGTTGCGGCCCTGCCGCAAGTTTTCGCAGCCTGAAATTCCTCAATGAACCGACCCATCTGTCGATTCGAGACACCTGTAACGATCTCACCCAACACCTTGATACATGGCTAGAGTCCCCAGAATTTAAACCGATCCGCGAAGACCTATTGCACCATCTGAATCCTGCCCAGCCAGTACGCTTCTTGATCCGAACCAACAACGCAACCCTGCAATGGCTCCCCTGGCACTTTTGTCATTTATTGAATCGCTATCAATATGGAGGCATTGCCCTATGTCTCCCGCAGCGATCGCACCACATCCCCCCCCAAAACCTCAAACCCTTCGTCCGCGTTCTCCCGATCCTCGGCGACAGCACCGGCATCGACATCCAAGCCGACCTTGAACTCCTCAAAGACAAACTCCCCCATGACGCACAAATCCTCGACCCCCTCATCGGCATCACCTGCGCTGAATTAGGCGAAAAACTCTGGCAAGCCGAAGCCGACATCCTCTTCTTTGCCGGACACAGTTCCAGCACAAACCCCAGAGGAGTGGGCGAACTTTATCTCAATAAAACCGATCGCGTCACCATCAGTGAACTCCGGAACGCCCTCACCAAAGCCATTCAGAAAGGCTTAAAACTCGCCATCTTTAACTCCTGTGATGGCCTCAAACTCGCCGCCGACCTCGCTGACCTCAATCTCCCCGCCACCATCGTCATGCGAGAACCCATCCCGGACACAGCCGCCCAATTTTTCCTAGAAGCCTTTCTCACATCCTTCGCCGACCCAGCACACCCCAAACCCATCTCCCTCGCCGTCCGTGAAGCCCAAGAACGTCTCCAACACCTAGAACAAGACTTTCCCTTTGCCAGTGGTTTACCCGTATTGTGCCAACAAACCGATTCCCCCGATCTAACCTGGCAAGACTTGCGAATTAACAAACTAGAGACTCAAACTAAACCAGCTCAACCGGCACAGACATTCACCGTGTCAGGCATTAGATTAAGGTACGCTCTAATCAGTATTCTGAGCATTTTGATGGGTTGTTTATATGGGTTTGTTCTCAGTCCACAGCTTTCTAGCTATTTTTCTCGACAAAGTTCTCGATGTATCAATCAAGAAGATTTGAATTGTGCAATAAAAAGCTTGAATTTTGCCCTATTTTTTAACAAATATAACCCTGAAGCTTTAGTTAATATGGCTTATTACTATGCACTTGTGCAGCAACCCGATAAAGTAGATCATTATCTCGATTTGGCGATCGATCAAGGCAGTTCGGTCGCTTGCAATAACAAAGCATTTCGGTTAATGGAAACAAAGCAGTATGATCACGCTGAGTCACTTCTATATACTTGCCAAGAGATGAAGAGTGAGTCCATCTTACTTGATTATGCGATTCACAAAAATCTGGGATGGATTAACTTGCTACAAGGCCAACATGATGAGGCTAGACAATATCTCTTGGGTGCGCTCTCTCAATACGAGAGTGGGGTCGCCGCTCACTGCTTGTTAGCACAAGTTGAAGATGCACAGCAGATCTCTCATTTAACCGAGCGAGCGATTGAGTATTGGGAGTATTGTCGAGATCATGCTGATCCTAAATACCCAGAAGAGTTAGAGTGGAAAAAAATGTCTGAAGAACGTCTTAGCAGCAGCTTAAAGTGA
- a CDS encoding LIC_10190 family membrane protein — protein MVALLLAWLILGFGASSIGVRVLNGFTIVRIPRRGDRFILALWIGLLILPWLLLTLSLLMPLTPWVGAIVLLLGAAIALRHPPSRAELRQALCRIIALPWPWRLGLLSLGAIVAFFASQTIIWFDTGLYHYQIIRWFSDYGTVPGTALIHSRFGLNSSWYALAAPFHFGPFTERMGTVTGGFVLCWGLCHIAITVRRIMNQTSHFTDWFLCLAFCCVIPTLFWSTLPFGNSPDQPVLFLTLILAWLILVIARQPAHPADQSSLLLLLIMALAIALKPSALPLAFVAFLFHLGQGRSPWRTRIIRGVALPTLLVLPLFAFNLTTSGCLLYPSPALCFDLPWGVGKAIALWEYQSIQQWHFWIGDRAIDAQPWDWVLPWTDFEGQFIFLTLCAAIALGLLLAHPRQYPIPGKPYLMLLGVLGLVYVYSSAPSWRFGAAYGSLLPAFYLARHCEQPSRWWSLTVIVVAGTANAWLAPQSSSFLAIAVVTGLFALWLFFHAQRRSRLIFFAALVVVSFGVMGRHYRATYTLLNHAIQLNWLVPPALSEDYDFRNLDMRHSNDVTYFVPADGQSLCWDAPLPCTYQLTNQNIRLRVPERGLAGGFVRVDRD, from the coding sequence ATGGTTGCGCTTCTCCTGGCTTGGCTGATTTTAGGGTTTGGGGCGAGTAGCATTGGGGTGAGGGTGTTGAACGGTTTTACCATTGTGCGGATTCCCCGACGGGGCGATCGCTTCATCCTCGCCCTCTGGATCGGGTTATTGATCCTCCCGTGGCTGTTGCTCACCCTCTCCCTGCTGATGCCCCTCACGCCTTGGGTGGGGGCGATCGTGCTGTTGTTGGGGGCGGCGATCGCCCTGCGCCATCCCCCCAGCCGTGCGGAACTGCGCCAGGCTCTGTGCCGGATCATCGCCCTCCCCTGGCCGTGGCGGCTGGGTCTGCTCAGCCTTGGTGCGATCGTTGCCTTCTTCGCCTCCCAAACCATCATTTGGTTTGATACCGGCCTCTACCATTACCAAATCATCCGCTGGTTTTCCGACTATGGAACCGTCCCCGGCACTGCACTGATTCACAGCCGCTTTGGACTCAACTCCTCCTGGTATGCCCTTGCTGCCCCTTTTCATTTCGGCCCCTTCACCGAACGAATGGGCACAGTCACCGGCGGGTTTGTCCTCTGTTGGGGTCTCTGCCACATCGCCATCACTGTTCGTCGGATCATGAACCAAACCAGCCACTTCACCGACTGGTTTTTATGCCTCGCCTTTTGCTGCGTGATTCCAACCCTGTTTTGGTCAACCCTTCCCTTTGGCAACTCTCCCGATCAGCCGGTGCTCTTTCTCACCCTCATCCTGGCCTGGCTAATCTTGGTGATTGCCCGCCAACCTGCCCACCCAGCGGATCAATCGTCCCTGCTGCTGCTGTTGATCATGGCGTTGGCGATCGCCCTCAAACCCAGTGCGCTGCCCTTGGCGTTTGTGGCGTTTCTGTTCCACCTCGGTCAGGGGCGATCGCCCTGGCGCACCCGAATCATCCGAGGTGTTGCCCTGCCGACGCTGCTCGTCTTGCCCCTTTTCGCCTTCAACCTCACTACATCGGGCTGCCTCCTTTACCCCTCCCCTGCCCTCTGTTTTGACCTGCCCTGGGGTGTGGGCAAAGCGATCGCCCTCTGGGAATATCAAAGCATTCAACAATGGCATTTTTGGATCGGCGATCGCGCCATCGATGCCCAGCCCTGGGATTGGGTGCTACCTTGGACGGATTTTGAAGGTCAATTCATATTTTTAACCCTCTGTGCAGCGATCGCCCTGGGGCTGCTCCTCGCTCACCCTCGTCAGTATCCCATTCCCGGCAAACCCTACCTCATGCTGTTGGGGGTTTTGGGGTTGGTCTATGTCTATTCGTCTGCACCCAGTTGGCGATTTGGAGCCGCCTATGGCAGCCTCTTACCGGCATTCTATCTGGCGCGTCACTGCGAACAACCATCCCGCTGGTGGTCGCTCACCGTGATCGTCGTTGCCGGAACCGCTAACGCTTGGCTCGCGCCGCAGTCGTCTTCATTTTTAGCGATCGCCGTCGTCACGGGACTCTTCGCCCTGTGGTTATTTTTCCATGCCCAGCGGCGATCGCGGCTGATCTTCTTTGCGGCCTTGGTGGTGGTGTCCTTTGGGGTGATGGGGCGACACTATCGCGCCACCTATACCCTGCTCAATCACGCGATTCAACTGAATTGGCTCGTTCCCCCCGCCTTGAGTGAGGATTATGATTTTAGGAATCTGGACATGCGCCACAGCAACGATGTGACGTATTTCGTCCCGGCAGATGGTCAGAGTTTATGTTGGGATGCACCGCTCCCCTGTACCTATCAACTCACCAATCAAAATATCCGGCTACGGGTTCCAGAACGGGGCCTCGCCGGGGGATTCGTGCGGGTTGACCGGGATTGA
- a CDS encoding tRNA-(ms[2]io[6]A)-hydroxylase: MTTIQILQHPTSTAWLDQAIANLDTILLDHSHCERKAASAALNLMFRYPSSRVLLDKLTAIAKEELDHFALVNQWLDRRNIPLAPLNAPPYGAALRSLIRRNEPDRMLDFLLVSCLIEARSHERLGLLGDHCPDPELAEFYRSLMASEARHYGIYWVLADTYFDREVVQSRLSELAIAESEILSTLHPEPRIHS, encoded by the coding sequence GTGACCACGATTCAAATTCTTCAGCACCCAACATCGACAGCCTGGCTAGACCAAGCCATTGCTAACCTTGACACCATTTTACTCGACCACTCCCATTGTGAGCGCAAAGCAGCTTCAGCGGCGTTGAATTTAATGTTTCGCTACCCCTCCAGCCGGGTGTTGTTAGATAAGCTGACCGCGATCGCTAAAGAAGAGTTGGATCATTTTGCCCTCGTCAATCAATGGCTGGATCGCCGTAATATTCCCCTCGCGCCGTTGAATGCGCCCCCCTATGGCGCAGCGTTGCGATCGCTGATTCGTCGCAACGAACCGGATCGGATGCTGGATTTTCTGCTGGTGTCCTGTTTGATCGAAGCGCGATCGCATGAACGCCTCGGCCTTTTGGGCGACCATTGCCCCGACCCTGAACTGGCTGAATTTTACCGGAGTTTAATGGCTTCCGAGGCTCGCCATTATGGGATTTATTGGGTGTTAGCTGACACTTATTTTGATCGCGAGGTGGTGCAGTCACGATTATCAGAATTAGCGATCGCCGAAAGTGAGATCCTCAGCACCCTCCACCCCGAACCCCGAATTCATAGCTAG
- a CDS encoding metallophosphoesterase family protein codes for MTFHRPSSESESQQRRIFIGDVHGHYDALMILLEAIAPSRTDQVYFVGDLVDRGPKSAQVVEFVKSNRYHCLLGNHEQMLLDVVDARGNQEHSRQAWLYSGGNMTLNSYGSKGVLPEHLDWMRSLPTHLDLGDVWLVHAGVDPRIPIEQHTADQFCWIRDEFHSSKEPFFKNKLIITGHTITFTLPGVMPGKLAQGPGWLDIDTGAYHRQSGWLTGLDLTRERVYQVNARQHRLRTLDLAEATTTINPNRIFPRRMMMR; via the coding sequence ATGACCTTTCATCGCCCCAGTTCTGAATCCGAATCCCAACAGCGCCGCATCTTTATCGGAGATGTCCATGGCCATTACGATGCACTGATGATCCTGTTGGAGGCGATCGCGCCTAGCCGCACGGATCAGGTGTATTTTGTGGGGGATTTGGTGGATCGGGGGCCAAAAAGTGCCCAAGTGGTGGAATTTGTGAAATCCAACCGCTATCACTGCCTCTTGGGGAATCATGAACAAATGCTCCTCGATGTGGTAGATGCACGGGGCAACCAAGAGCATTCCCGCCAAGCCTGGCTCTATAGCGGCGGCAACATGACCCTCAACAGCTACGGCTCCAAAGGCGTTTTGCCGGAACATCTAGACTGGATGCGATCGCTCCCCACCCACCTCGACCTCGGCGATGTGTGGCTCGTCCATGCCGGCGTTGATCCCCGCATCCCCATTGAACAACACACCGCCGACCAATTCTGCTGGATTCGCGACGAATTTCACAGCAGCAAAGAACCCTTCTTTAAAAACAAACTGATCATCACCGGCCACACGATCACCTTCACCCTCCCCGGCGTGATGCCCGGCAAACTCGCCCAAGGCCCCGGCTGGCTCGACATCGACACCGGAGCCTATCACCGGCAAAGCGGCTGGCTCACGGGCCTCGACCTCACCCGCGAGCGCGTCTACCAAGTCAACGCCCGCCAACACCGCCTCCGCACCCTCGACCTCGCCGAAGCCACCACCACCATCAACCCCAACCGCATCTTCCCCCGCCGCATGATGATGCGTTGA